Genomic DNA from Gemmatimonadales bacterium:
AAGCAGGATAACACCGAGCAGCACCGGGGCGCTGAGGGTCGTGCCCGTCAGAAGCAGCGCCGCGCCGACCCCAACCAGCGCCAGCGGGACGGAGACGAGAATGACCAGCGGGTTGACCAGGCTTTCATACTGCACGGCCATCACGACGAACACCAGGAAGATGGCCAGCACGATGACAATGGCGAGGTTGCGGTTATTCTCCCGAATCGCCTCCTCCTCGCCGCCGTAGAGGATGGCGAAACCCTCAGGCAGTGCCACGTCGGCCAGGCGGGCACGAATCTCCGTGCTGACCTGGCTGATATTGGTGAGCGAGGTGTTGACGTCGCCTTGGACCTGAATCTGCCGGTTCTGGTTCTCGCGAATGATCGTGGTTGGTCCGGTCCCGATGCTGATCGAGGCAACGTCGCGGAGGTAGATCGGCCGGTCGCGGCCCGAGAAGAGTGCAATGGCACCCAGATCCTCGGCGCTGGTGAACTGCTCCCGCGGCAAACGCACCCGGACGTCATACTCGTAGTTGCCCTCGGCATACCGGGTCGGAATGGCGCCTTCGAGGGCGGTTCGCACGCTCTGTCCGACCGCCGCGACATTGAGTCCGAGATCCGCGGTGCGGTCGCGGTCGATCCGGATCGCGAGCTGGGGGCTCGCTTCCTCGGTAGACATTTGGATGCCCTCGAGACCGCGGATGCCCTGCATCCGACCCATGACCTCCGCGCCGATCCGCTGCAGCGTCGCGAGGTCATTGCCCTGGATGGCAACTGCGGCATCCGTACCGGAGCGGTTGGTGCGCAGTCCGCGAATTCGCGGTGGCCGGACCCCGATACGGGCGCCGGGAATGCCCAGCGCGTCGATATCCCGCTGGAACTCGGCCACCCAGTCTGAGGCGCTCACCCCGGGTCGGTTCGGTGCCGGGGTCAACTGGATGTTGATCGAGCCGCGACCGCCGCGCTCCGAGGTGCTGCTGCCGAAGAGGAAGCCACCGGCGGTGGCAAAGACATCCTGGACGTGCGGTCGCTCGGCCACCATCGACTCGAGTTGCCGGACGACTGCATCGGTGCGCTCAGGAGGTGTTCCCGGCGGCATCGAGATCCAGACTCCCACCGTTCCGTCGTCGACGACCGGGAGAAACTCGCTCGGCAGCCGGTTGACCAGCACCAGGGTTCCAGCCAGGACGGCGAACGACCCGCCAACGACCCAGCCTCGGCGGCGCAGCGTCGCGCGGGACAGCGTGCGGTACTTGCTGCTGAGACCGGTGATCGCGCGATTGAAGGCGAGGATCGGGCGGGAACGGTCCAAGCCGGTGCTCCAGCGGACCTTGGCAAGCTGCGCAGTCAGCATCGGCACCACCGTGAGTGCCACCGGCAGCGACACGGCGATGGCAAACGTGACTGTCAGGATCAGTTCCCTGAAGATCAGCGCGGCGAGGCCGGTAATCATCAGGAACGGCACTACGGCTGCGATGTTGGTGGTGGTAGACGCGGTGACGGCCGAGGTCACTTCGCCGGCGCCGTGGTGGGCGGCGGTTTCCGGGTCCTTCCCCATGCCACGATGCCGGAAGACGTTCTCGAGCATCACGATCGCGTTGTCGAGCAGCAGCCCGACGCCCAGGGCCAGACCTCCCATGCTCATGATGTTGAGGGTGAGCCCGGTGGCGCCCATCAGTGCCAGCGTAGCGAGAATGGCAATGGGAATCGAGACGCCGATGATCAGCGTCTTGCGAATGCTGCCGAGAAAGAGGAGCACGACGAGCATTGCCAGCAGTGACCCGGCAAGGGCAGCGATCGTCACGCTAGCAATTGCATTCTCGATGAAGAACGACTGATCTGCGACGACCCGGTAGGCAACGTCGTCCGGGATGAACCGGGACGCGGCCAGCTGCTCGAGCTTAGTCCCGACGCCCGCGGCGACTTCGACGGTATTTGCCTCCGGCAACTTGCGCACCGAGAGCTTGACGGCCGGCACGCCGTTGAGACGGCTCCAGAGGCGCTGCTCCCGGTTGGTGTCTGAGACGGCCGCCAGGTCCGACAGCGGCAGCCGCTGGGAGGTTCCCGGCCGGTTGATCAGCAGACGACGAATGTCGTCGACCGATCGGAACTTGCCGGCCGTCTTCCCGACCACCTCGAACTGGGGTGATGTCAGACTTCCCGCCGCAACGTCCTGATTCTCATCGCGCAGGGTCGACAGGACATCGGTGACGGTGAATCCGTACGAGCGCAGCCGTTCCTGATCGAGGGTGACCCGGATCTCGCGAATCAGGCCGCCCGAAATGTCGACCGAGCCGACGCCCTCGACGGTCAGCAGCTGAGGCAGCAGTTGCAGATCGACCCACCGCCGCAATTCGACCTGGCTCATGCTGCCGCTACTGAAGCCGACTTCGTATACCGGCATCTGCGACGGGTCGGACTTGTTGATCGACGGTGGCTGCACGTCGATCGGCAAGCGGGACCGGGCACGGTCGAGATTCTTCGACGCATCCTGCAGCGCGAAGTTCATGTCGGTGCCGTATCGGAAGTGAAGCCCGACTTCCGTGCGCCCTTCCTGGGTTTCCGATTCCAGCCGAATCAGATTCTCGGTCGTAGCGAGCGCGGTCTCCAGCACCTTGGTGACCTGCTCCTCCATCACCTCGGGCGCTATGCCCGGATACTGGACGTTGACGCGAACCTGCGGATAGACGATCTGAGGCAGCAGGTCGATCGGCAGGCGTCGGCTCATGAAGAGGCCGAGGACGACGACGACCGCAGCAAGCGCGAGGGTGCCGATCGGACGCCTGATCGCGAGACTCGGGAGAGTCGAACGGCGCTCGCTCATGGGGAGTCCATCCGAACGACGGAGATCGAGTCGCGGACCGGCAGTCCGGCGGTGACGCGGACTTCGGCGCCAGGCCGAAGATTGAGTTGGCCGGAGGTGACGACGAGTTCACCCGGGGCGAGACCCTCGAGGACTTCGACGACACCGGCGGAGGTCATGCCCGTCACGATGGGACGGCGCTGCAGTGTGTCGTTCTCGACAACGAATACGAAGTTGCCGCTGGAGGTGGCGCCGATGGCGCCGGCTGGTACAGCCAGGATGCCGCTGCGCCGCTCGACGCTGAACTCGGCGCGCGCCAGAAAGCCTGGCTGAATGCGAACAGACGGCGGAGGACGAGCGAGTCCGACTTCAACGGGGACGAGCCGGGTTGCCGGGTCGGCGCTCGGGAAGACCCGGCGGACCCATCCCCGCAGGCGTGCTCCGGGCTGGGCATCGAGGCGGACCGATACCGAATCGTTGTCAGCGACGTGCACGACATCGAGTTCCGACATCTGCACTCGAACGACCAGCAGCGCATCGTCAGCAATGTCGAAGAGCCGCTGATTGGTGGATACGGCGCTGCCGGTTTCCACGGCTTTGCTCGTGATGACACCCGCACTCGGTGCGGTAACCCGACTGAACTCGAGCCTGGTTTCCCAAAGCTTGACATCGCTGGTTGCAGTTGCGAACGCCGCCCGGGCCTGCTCGAACTCGGCATCCGTGATGATGCCCGCCTTCTGCATCGCTTCGCTGCGTTCGAACGCCGTCAGCGCATTGGCGAGAACCGCCCTGGCTCGTTCGAGCTGAGCGACGGTTTCCCGCGCGTCGAGCTCAGCAAGCAGCTGGCCGGGCCGGACCCG
This window encodes:
- a CDS encoding efflux RND transporter periplasmic adaptor subunit, giving the protein MAFFPSHYGPLSALLFASSAALAGCSSSTGEQGRNRRPATAVAVVPAERQNLSRTVTLTGPVEPIRVIGVNSQASGTILAVRVTEGDRVRPGQLLAELDARETVAQLERARAVLANALTAFERSEAMQKAGIITDAEFEQARAAFATATSDVKLWETRLEFSRVTAPSAGVITSKAVETGSAVSTNQRLFDIADDALLVVRVQMSELDVVHVADNDSVSVRLDAQPGARLRGWVRRVFPSADPATRLVPVEVGLARPPPSVRIQPGFLARAEFSVERRSGILAVPAGAIGATSSGNFVFVVENDTLQRRPIVTGMTSAGVVEVLEGLAPGELVVTSGQLNLRPGAEVRVTAGLPVRDSISVVRMDSP
- a CDS encoding efflux RND transporter permease subunit, which produces MSERRSTLPSLAIRRPIGTLALAAVVVVLGLFMSRRLPIDLLPQIVYPQVRVNVQYPGIAPEVMEEQVTKVLETALATTENLIRLESETQEGRTEVGLHFRYGTDMNFALQDASKNLDRARSRLPIDVQPPSINKSDPSQMPVYEVGFSSGSMSQVELRRWVDLQLLPQLLTVEGVGSVDISGGLIREIRVTLDQERLRSYGFTVTDVLSTLRDENQDVAAGSLTSPQFEVVGKTAGKFRSVDDIRRLLINRPGTSQRLPLSDLAAVSDTNREQRLWSRLNGVPAVKLSVRKLPEANTVEVAAGVGTKLEQLAASRFIPDDVAYRVVADQSFFIENAIASVTIAALAGSLLAMLVVLLFLGSIRKTLIIGVSIPIAILATLALMGATGLTLNIMSMGGLALGVGLLLDNAIVMLENVFRHRGMGKDPETAAHHGAGEVTSAVTASTTTNIAAVVPFLMITGLAALIFRELILTVTFAIAVSLPVALTVVPMLTAQLAKVRWSTGLDRSRPILAFNRAITGLSSKYRTLSRATLRRRGWVVGGSFAVLAGTLVLVNRLPSEFLPVVDDGTVGVWISMPPGTPPERTDAVVRQLESMVAERPHVQDVFATAGGFLFGSSTSERGGRGSINIQLTPAPNRPGVSASDWVAEFQRDIDALGIPGARIGVRPPRIRGLRTNRSGTDAAVAIQGNDLATLQRIGAEVMGRMQGIRGLEGIQMSTEEASPQLAIRIDRDRTADLGLNVAAVGQSVRTALEGAIPTRYAEGNYEYDVRVRLPREQFTSAEDLGAIALFSGRDRPIYLRDVASISIGTGPTTIIRENQNRQIQVQGDVNTSLTNISQVSTEIRARLADVALPEGFAILYGGEEEAIRENNRNLAIVIVLAIFLVFVVMAVQYESLVNPLVILVSVPLALVGVGAALLLTGTTLSAPVLLGVILLAGIVVNNAILLVEYVEIGKRDGGLSTEDAVVEAGVVRLRPILMTTFTSSLGMLPLAIGIGQGTELMQPLAVAMVGGIIVASALTLLVVPAVYVAAHAITDRVRRAVVGDRKQPSPAAPEPDLRPDGAA